The following nucleotide sequence is from Polyangiaceae bacterium.
ATCGTGAAATGGCAAGCTCCAAGCCAGGGTCATGAGGACCTCCACCCGTCGAACGTCGCGATGGTCTAGCTCAGCGGGAGTTTTGGGAGTGAAGTCGTACCCCTTTGCCGCCAGTTCAGCTCCGATGTTGATCGCCTGAGCAATACCCGCAGCTCCGCGCTCGGGGAGTTGAATCCCGACGTCATCGAGGATGGGATGCAGTGCCGCGAAGCCTCGCCCAAGCTCGCCATTCAGCATCATCTGCCCCGCCGCATGAATCCGCAAGGCAACGCTTCCAGACAACCGCGCGGAGTCCAGGAAGGCGCGAGAAGCAAGGCCGGGCTGCCCGGCCAGTTGAAACGCATGCCCTCTGCGCTCGAGCAGCTCTGATCGAACCTGAGGCTCGTCCGTGCACTCGACCGCCACGCCGTAGCACTCCGCAGCGCGCAAGAAGGCGAGATTATCCTCCGCGGCGTGCGCGGCGTCACGACTGCACCGCAGCGCGGCGGCGCGATTGCCGCTCAGCCGATAATGGCGTGCAATTTCGCCCACGCTCTCAGGCGCGTGGCAACTGAGCAACACCGCAAGCTCCCCATGGAGCTCGCGGCACAGCTGCGTGGGCATGCCGGAGACAACAGCAAGCGCGATGCGGTCATGGCGAATTCCCAGTCCGCGGGGCGAGCCCGCCGTAGACCGCACCAAGCTGGAGTCTACTACCTCGTCCAGAGCTCGCGGATCGCGGGCGAGGTCCAGGCAAATCCGCTCGGCAATCGGGGCACCAAACAATGCAAGCCCCTGGAGGAGACGCTGGGCGGGGGGCGAGCACCGACTGATGCGTCTCTGCAGCGCGCGATCAAGCGAGGGTGCGACGGGTGCGTGCGCTTCAATGCTGTCCACGAGTTCACGCACGAACCCGGGAACACCGAGGGACTCCCGCACAATCGCGGCCTCACCGGTCTGCGGAAGGTTCCTTCCAACCAGCAACCGACTGGCGAGCTCGCTACACGCCGAAGGCGCTAGCGCACGAAGAGTCATCGTGGAAAACGCAGCACAGCGACGCTCGAGCTCCGCCTTCAACTCTTGCACATTCCCCGCCAGGTCACTGCGTACCGTGGCAACGACGAGCATGCGCGGTGAGTCCTGCCCGGCACAGATAAGCTGAAGCAAGCGTGCGCCGTCGCTGTCAATCGCATGCAGGTCATCGATGAAGATGACGAGGGACGTGTACCCTCCGACCCCCTGGAGCAGGTCACGAAGCGCTTCGACTCCACGCGCGAAACGAAACTCGCGATCAAGCTCGGAGCTTGAGTCCCGCGAGAACGATTTCACCCTACGCAGAACGGGAAACAAATCGGCGGCGGCGGAAGGATCGCGTGGTGTTATTCGCGCCGCGATTGGCTCCTGTAGGCGCCGCAAGTAGTTCGCCAGATCATCAAACACGCCGTCGAGCGCCTTGAAGCGAATCGACTCCGTGTCGTAGCAGAAGCCCCTGAGCACTAGTGCTCCCCCGCCCAAGGTGGACAGCCAATGCTCCACCAACGCGGTCTTTCCGATACCGCTCTGGCCCTCGATCCAGATTATCCCCTGCCGTCGCTCGAGCCCCGCCTCCAACTGCTGCAGCTCTACAGCTCTTCCAACGAAGGGCTCTTGAGCCTCGGCCACTGCAGGAATATCCGCTTGGAAACATTCCAGCACATCCGCACCAGAGGGGCGCTGGTCGGGTTCCGGGGAGAGGAGCGCCATCGCAAGCTCGGCCAGGTCGGCATGACCGACTTCCAGTTGCGTCGGTTCAAGCCCCGAGAGCCCCCGACACTTCTGCTCGAACAGGTGCTCCGTGCTACCTTCAAAGGGGCGCCGGCCGCAGACAGCCTCATAGAGCAGAATACCGAACGCGTACCAATCGCTTGCGGGCGTGGCGACGCCAGAGGTCCACTGCTCCGGAGCTGCGTACTGAGGCGTCCCGCAGCGCACCGTCGACTCCCCGTCTGCATCCGACGTGAGCCCGAAGTCCACCAGGACGACGCGCCCACCGTACTCCACGAGGACGTTGTCCGGCTTGATATCTCGGTGCACGCAACCCGCGGTATGTAGTGCAAACAAGGCAGCGGCGAGCTGCGAAAAAGCCCCACGCAAGCTCTGAGGTGATTTCGCGAGGAAACGCAGTACGGGCTCGCCGCGAATCAGCTCCATCGTCAACGCCCAAGAGTGCTCTGACTCGTACAACGAGTAGAGGCGCGCGAGGCCAGGGTGGCTTAGTGTCCGCATCTGCCGGTACTCGCGCTTGAAGCGATACAGCGCTTCCGCAGACGCAGCGCGCAACACCTTGAGCGCGATGGGGCGATCCAACAGTCGATCGCGCGCTTCGTACACAATGCCGAAGCTACCCTCCCCGAGCCGGCGCTCGATGGTGTAGCGATCGCTCGAGAAGTCAGCGCCAAGCCGAGTCTGTGGGGGCTCCACCTGGCGAGCCAGCTCAAGCATCAACGCATCGGAGTCCTCCGCGGGTCGCTCCACGCCGCGATGATGCCAGGTGCAGCGATGACCGACCAGTCAGCCTTCGGGCAATCCACGTGTAGGAGGCGCGAAGAGCCAACATTTCCCCGCGACAAACACCGGGCTGTTTCCAGCAATCTTCCCGCAGATTGCCTGAGATGAGCATAGGCGAAAGGCGAAACCGGGAAAATAGCTCACCACCAGGGGTCGCCTTCACTGAGCCACGCCCAGGCGCTCTTCAGCGCCTCGGCGTCGAGCTCCGCTTGATCCAAGTGCTTTGCTTGAATGCCGCTTCGCAGCAAATTGCTCACGCTGCGGCCAGCCGCGCAGTCCTGACACGCGAACAGGACTCGCTCGCCGCCTTGCGCTGCGAAAGCCTGCACGACACCTGAGCTAAAGCCTGAAACCCCTCCCCCGATCAAAAATCCTCGAGGAAACAAGATAGGGCTCTCCCGAAGCAAATCCAACGCTGTGTCTGCCCCGGCCCCGTAGCCCACCAAGGTGCTGCGCTGCCCGACGTGCTTGCCAAATTTCGCAGAGAGCGCCTGGATGGAGTCCTTGAAGTTCTTTACCCCCGCTGCTGAGTCAGAAGCCGGTGAGGGACACAGCAGGAAGCCTGAGCTCGGCTTGACCTGTTCCCAGCGCTCGCACTCCTTGGCGGTGTCCGGCGTGGTCAAGACCACCAG
It contains:
- a CDS encoding protein kinase, which produces MERPAEDSDALMLELARQVEPPQTRLGADFSSDRYTIERRLGEGSFGIVYEARDRLLDRPIALKVLRAASAEALYRFKREYRQMRTLSHPGLARLYSLYESEHSWALTMELIRGEPVLRFLAKSPQSLRGAFSQLAAALFALHTAGCVHRDIKPDNVLVEYGGRVVLVDFGLTSDADGESTVRCGTPQYAAPEQWTSGVATPASDWYAFGILLYEAVCGRRPFEGSTEHLFEQKCRGLSGLEPTQLEVGHADLAELAMALLSPEPDQRPSGADVLECFQADIPAVAEAQEPFVGRAVELQQLEAGLERRQGIIWIEGQSGIGKTALVEHWLSTLGGGALVLRGFCYDTESIRFKALDGVFDDLANYLRRLQEPIAARITPRDPSAAADLFPVLRRVKSFSRDSSSELDREFRFARGVEALRDLLQGVGGYTSLVIFIDDLHAIDSDGARLLQLICAGQDSPRMLVVATVRSDLAGNVQELKAELERRCAAFSTMTLRALAPSACSELASRLLVGRNLPQTGEAAIVRESLGVPGFVRELVDSIEAHAPVAPSLDRALQRRISRCSPPAQRLLQGLALFGAPIAERICLDLARDPRALDEVVDSSLVRSTAGSPRGLGIRHDRIALAVVSGMPTQLCRELHGELAVLLSCHAPESVGEIARHYRLSGNRAAALRCSRDAAHAAEDNLAFLRAAECYGVAVECTDEPQVRSELLERRGHAFQLAGQPGLASRAFLDSARLSGSVALRIHAAGQMMLNGELGRGFAALHPILDDVGIQLPERGAAGIAQAINIGAELAAKGYDFTPKTPAELDHRDVRRVEVLMTLAWSLPFHDVLALPISALAFKHALDLGDVSLIQAAAGLYVHNHSPVLTLLPGVATAPLELCRRLSPLLGQKATPWLRMAEAAVHLFRAEHAQALAHFEWVGECAEFRHRDSSRAASLMTRAAHLTDLRDVLDKLPRWSRDAELRGAYFLQGTIALFSTPFWLAADRVQAARQSVARARAHDVESDVVQVITALQELKVEIYTGGDIDSTRRRVDALVQNSPVMSSTYIAGVYRALCAAALLVGPEPNVDQVAYELDALAALPPTSGPRSIGLSAALHAHGAGPKAAERAWRDAIAQLEEIDSPVYLAHARFQLDRVRFGARAEGRQAHRDLLELGVANPRSHARLLLGVGD